The sequence below is a genomic window from Candidatus Acidiferrales bacterium.
CAGGAACAGGAACTCGCACGCCTTCATCGAGCGGAAAAGGAGCGCGCGGAGGAAACGGAACGGCTGAGCGAAGCAGTTACCCGCAATATGCCGGCAGGGCTTTTGCTCATCAATGCCACAGGGACAATCGGTTCTGCCAATCCCGCGGCGGAGAAAGCGCTTGGAATATCCGGACTTCAATATCACCGCTACTCAGAGGCGCTCGGCGCCAATTCTCCGCTTTCGCAAATGATCGCTGCCAGCTTGCGCGATGGTCAAACCTTTCAGCGGGATGTGGTTCCACACACGACCTCCGCGGGGGAAACTCGTCAGTTGGGCGTAACCATTTCGCCGATCTACCGCTCGATGCGCAACACCCTAGTTCAAGGGCCGACAGCTCCAGTTATCCAGACAATTATGGGTGCGATTTGCCTAATGAGCGACATCACGGAACTGGCCACGCTGCAAAAACAGATGCGCTGGAAAGAGAATCTGGCGGCATTGGGAGAAATGTCCGCCGGAATAGCACACGAATTCAAAAATGCGCTGGCGACGATTTCGGGCTATGCCCAGATGATCCATAGCGAAGCTGCATCGTCAGAAGCGGAAGATTGTTCGCAGAAGATTCTTGACCAGACCCGGTCACTTGCCCACGTTGTGACAGAATTCCTGCGTTTTGCGAGGCCGCTCGAGCTTACAAACGAAGATTTTGCATTGTCCGGCGTTATCGAAGGAGTCGTCGAGGAAATCGGAACGAGCGTTCCCGACGTCACGGTTTGCACTGAAGGTTCGTTTGGTGAGGTTTCCGGTGACTCCGGGCTCCTCAGGCAGGCTATCCTGAACCTTGCGAGGAACGCAGCGGAAGCGGCTTCGAGCAACGGGCATCGCGGCGAGGTTGTTATTGCTGGTATGAAAGAAGAGCATTCAGGCCGGTCCTGGCAACGGATTGCCGTCAGGGATAACGGCCCCGGCATCCCTCCCGGAGACATCGATAAGATCTTTGTGCCATTTTTTACGACCAAATCGAGCGGCACTGGTCTGGGGCTTGCCGTTGTCCAGAAAATTGCGCTACAGCATGGCGGACGCGTGGAAGTACGGAATCGGGCGACGGGTGGAGCCGAATTTGACCTATGGTTACCTTTGCGGCAGCAAGCGCCTTTATAGCCGTTCCCCCAGAGTGCAAAGACCATCTAAAATTAAGTGAAAAAGCATAGACACGTGGCACTTCAGAGGTGAACGCCATGCGAAAAACGATTTGGCTCGCAACAATTTTGCCGCTTTTGGCTCTGCCGCAAGCGCTTATGGCCCAGTCGGCGTCACAACAACAAGCACAAAGTCAGTCGCAAACCCAATCACAAACGCAGACGCAGTCTTCTTCAAGTTCAAGCGCCGATCCGCTTGCCGAAGCAGCGCGCAAGGCTCGCCAAGCTCAGAAAACCGCGCCTAAGGCAGCCGTTGTCTTTACAAACGACAACCTGCCCGCCTCCGCCTCAGGGGTTTCGGTCGTGGGCAGCACGTCTTCCGCATCTGCAACGGGAGACAAGAGTGCGAAGGGCTCATCCGCGGCATCGCAGGGAAAGAACGATGAAGCATCCTGGCGCAAGAAGTTCGCCGATGCACACCACAAGCTTGATCAGGACCAGTCCGAGCTAGCGATCATGCAGCGCGAGCTCAGCGAGCTTC
It includes:
- a CDS encoding ATP-binding protein, with the translated sequence MVFAPPSSNFKFEVGFGLFFFILVFLGMIGVLVAIRKSLGGKDSSIKEGDGAFRVNAENPSAFMTASMQGVIQRLRDQEQELARLHRAEKERAEETERLSEAVTRNMPAGLLLINATGTIGSANPAAEKALGISGLQYHRYSEALGANSPLSQMIAASLRDGQTFQRDVVPHTTSAGETRQLGVTISPIYRSMRNTLVQGPTAPVIQTIMGAICLMSDITELATLQKQMRWKENLAALGEMSAGIAHEFKNALATISGYAQMIHSEAASSEAEDCSQKILDQTRSLAHVVTEFLRFARPLELTNEDFALSGVIEGVVEEIGTSVPDVTVCTEGSFGEVSGDSGLLRQAILNLARNAAEAASSNGHRGEVVIAGMKEEHSGRSWQRIAVRDNGPGIPPGDIDKIFVPFFTTKSSGTGLGLAVVQKIALQHGGRVEVRNRATGGAEFDLWLPLRQQAPL